One region of Armigeres subalbatus isolate Guangzhou_Male chromosome 3, GZ_Asu_2, whole genome shotgun sequence genomic DNA includes:
- the LOC134225236 gene encoding trypsin-1-like isoform X2, translating into MSRFQCNYQLMILCIFTETLYHFQISALRHQGGSYRIINGTNAAITQFPYLVSVQRNTDGSKKHICGGAFIADKWVLTAAHCLLDESAKNLVIRAESSFHDSGGVILRVADIIKHENFDPDQSKDYDYGLIQLSRSFGRAVVANLKNGPRRFQPSVLCQVMGWGRTSHSEVSKRVQSIAVPVVKQSVCRAAYTWVDTITPRMLCAGYSTGSKDACEGDSGGPLICRGMLTGITSWAEGCAEKGFYGVYSYITPVRLWIRSKTGI; encoded by the exons ATGAGTAGATTTCAATGCAATTACCAACTTATGATACTGTGCATATTCACCGAGACCCTGTAT CATTTCCAAATCAGTGCGCTACGGCATCAGGGAGGATCATATCGCATTATCAACGGAACGAATGCAGCTATCACGCAATTTCCATACCTTGTTTCGGTACAGCGGAATACTGATGGTTCGAAGAAGCATATCTGTGGCGGAGCTTTCATCGCTGATAAGTGGGTTCTCACGGCAGCTCATTGTCTTCT AGATGAATCGGCAAAAAATTTGGTCATCAGagcggaatcctcctttcacgACAGCGGAGGAGTCATCCTTCGAGTGGCAGATATCATTAAGCATGAAAACTTTGACCCCGACCAGAGCAAAGACTATGACTATGGGTTGATTCAGCTAAGCCGTTCCTTTGGCCGAGCTGTTGTGGCAAATCTGAAAAATGGCCCCCGACGGTTTCAACCGTCAGTGCTCTGTCAGGTGATGGGATGGGGTAGAACCAGTCACTCCGAAGTCAGCAAGAGGGTCCAATCGATCGCAGTGCCAGTTGTGAAACAGAGCGTATGTCGAGCGGCGTACACTTGGGTCGATACAATTACACCAAGAATGCTATGTGCCGGATATAGTACGGGTAGTAAGGACGCTTGTGAG GGCGACTCTGGCGGTCCATTGATTTGTAGGGGGATGTTGACCGGCATTACATCATGGGCCGAAGGATGTGCTGAAAAAGGATTTTATGGAGTTTATAGTTACATTACCCCAGTTCGATTATGGATACGTAGTAAAACAGGAATATAG
- the LOC134225236 gene encoding trypsin-1-like isoform X1, whose protein sequence is MQLSRNFHTLFRYSGILMVRRSISVAELSSLISGFSRQLIVFCRDESAKNLVIRAESSFHDSGGVILRVADIIKHENFDPDQSKDYDYGLIQLSRSFGRAVVANLKNGPRRFQPSVLCQVMGWGRTSHSEVSKRVQSIAVPVVKQSVCRAAYTWVDTITPRMLCAGYSTGSKDACEGDSGGPLICRGMLTGITSWAEGCAEKGFYGVYSYITPVRLWIRSKTGI, encoded by the exons ATGCAGCTATCACGCAATTTCCATACCTTGTTTCGGTACAGCGGAATACTGATGGTTCGAAGAAGCATATCTGTGGCGGAGCTTTCATCGCTGATAAGTGGGTTCTCACGGCAGCTCATTGTCTTCTGTAG AGATGAATCGGCAAAAAATTTGGTCATCAGagcggaatcctcctttcacgACAGCGGAGGAGTCATCCTTCGAGTGGCAGATATCATTAAGCATGAAAACTTTGACCCCGACCAGAGCAAAGACTATGACTATGGGTTGATTCAGCTAAGCCGTTCCTTTGGCCGAGCTGTTGTGGCAAATCTGAAAAATGGCCCCCGACGGTTTCAACCGTCAGTGCTCTGTCAGGTGATGGGATGGGGTAGAACCAGTCACTCCGAAGTCAGCAAGAGGGTCCAATCGATCGCAGTGCCAGTTGTGAAACAGAGCGTATGTCGAGCGGCGTACACTTGGGTCGATACAATTACACCAAGAATGCTATGTGCCGGATATAGTACGGGTAGTAAGGACGCTTGTGAG GGCGACTCTGGCGGTCCATTGATTTGTAGGGGGATGTTGACCGGCATTACATCATGGGCCGAAGGATGTGCTGAAAAAGGATTTTATGGAGTTTATAGTTACATTACCCCAGTTCGATTATGGATACGTAGTAAAACAGGAATATAG